One Glycine soja cultivar W05 chromosome 2, ASM419377v2, whole genome shotgun sequence genomic region harbors:
- the LOC114378275 gene encoding uncharacterized protein LOC114378275 yields the protein MGHSIPREKDVEFDLESGGNSSEDDVGNDLYVSDRESKGAFGLAWNGILNVDGSDKGKSGIESCSNSAKSGDFGVMDENNLELFVDKGFVQHQLSHVNVNHAKQKTKPFIPKKPPKPPLPPRGPSLDAVDQKFVKELEELALRKRARVKKMKAVRKMKASKSSSSSTYTSLSAMVITVFFFLVIILHGIKSANSAAVGLMASPEAAIAGDEGLISIQYPMNFNRNEGDAPGSHYPFRQER from the exons ATGGGCCATTCTATTCCAAGAGAGAAAGACGTTGAATTTGACCTTGAAAGTGGTGGGAACTCTAGCGAAGACGATGTAGGGAACGATCTTTATGTTAGTGATAGAGAATCAAAGGGTGCTTTTGGTTTGGCGTGGAATGGGATTCTGAATGTTGATGGATCAGATAAGGGTAAAAGTGGGATTGAGTCATGTAGCAATTCAGCAAAATCTGGTGATTTTGGGGTTatggatgaaaataatttagaattgTTTGTGGACAAGGGTTTTGTCCAACATCAATTGTCCCATGTAAATGTTAATCATGCAAAACAGAAGACTAAGCCCTTTATCCCCAAAAAGCCCCCAAAGCCACCCCTTCCTCCCAGAGGCCCATCACTGGATGCTGTTGATCAGAAGTTTGTGAAGGAACTTGAGGAGCTTGCCTTGCGGAAGCGTGCGAGGGTTAAGAAAATGAAAGCGGTGAGAAAGATGAAAGCTAGCAAGTCATCGTCATCATCAACATATACAAGTCTTTCTGCCATGGTCATCactgttttcttcttccttgtCATAATACTTCACG GAATCAAATCTGCAAATAGTGCCGCTGTTGGGTTAATGGCTTCCCCTGAGGCAGCAATTGCAGGAGATGAGGGTCTGATTTCGATTCAGTATCCCATGAACTTCAACAGAAATGAAGGAGATGCACCTGGCTCTCACTATCCAT TTCGGCAGGAAAGATGA